The Nitrospirales bacterium genome includes a window with the following:
- the fabZ gene encoding 3-hydroxyacyl-ACP dehydratase FabZ — MAGVDITAQEILSILPHRYPFLLVDKIIEYEAGRRIVGLKNVTCNEPYFPGHFPGQPVMPGVLQLEVMAQVGAILALKDAEGERRRMVYLTGVDKAKFRKPVFPGDQLRVEVELLKHKAAFWKMQGRIVIQAALVCEAEMTAVVTDEPTS, encoded by the coding sequence GTGGCTGGCGTTGACATCACTGCTCAAGAAATCCTCTCTATTCTTCCTCATCGGTATCCGTTTCTCTTGGTCGATAAAATTATCGAGTATGAAGCTGGTCGACGCATTGTCGGCCTAAAAAATGTGACGTGTAACGAACCCTATTTCCCCGGGCACTTCCCTGGACAACCGGTCATGCCCGGGGTGTTGCAATTGGAAGTGATGGCCCAAGTGGGCGCGATTTTGGCCTTAAAAGATGCGGAAGGAGAGCGGCGGCGGATGGTCTACCTGACAGGGGTTGACAAGGCCAAATTCAGAAAGCCCGTTTTCCCAGGTGATCAACTTCGAGTGGAAGTGGAGCTACTCAAGCATAAGGCCGCGTTTTGGAAGATGCAGGGGAGAATCGTGATTCAGGCCGCGCTGGTCTGTGAAGCGGAAATGACGGCAGTGGTCACTGACGAGCCTACATCCTAG
- the lpxA gene encoding acyl-ACP--UDP-N-acetylglucosamine O-acyltransferase has translation MSIHPTAVVHPKAELEENVSIGPYCVVGEHVRLGDGTELVSHVTIEGHTDIGRRCKLFPFSSIGSPPQHLQYQDEPTRVVIGDHNIFREYVTVNRATSFGGGVTRIGHHNFLMAYVHIAHDCDLGDHIVMANAATLAGHISIGHHAVIGGLVGVHQYVRIGDYAMVGGCCAVSRDVPPFMRAAGGYPARLFGVNSIGLRRHKFGTKRISVIKEAYNLLFRQQYRLNEAAKIARSQYEHSQDVLQLLTFIESSRRGISRPGKQGDEHEENLL, from the coding sequence ATGAGTATCCATCCCACAGCGGTGGTTCATCCCAAGGCCGAGTTGGAAGAGAATGTCAGTATTGGCCCATACTGTGTGGTTGGGGAGCACGTGCGGCTTGGTGACGGGACCGAGTTAGTCTCTCATGTCACGATCGAAGGCCATACCGATATCGGCAGACGGTGTAAGCTCTTTCCGTTTTCCTCGATCGGGTCCCCCCCGCAGCATCTTCAATATCAGGATGAACCGACCCGAGTGGTCATCGGAGATCACAATATTTTTCGTGAATATGTCACAGTGAATCGTGCGACGAGTTTTGGCGGTGGCGTCACGAGGATCGGGCATCATAATTTTCTGATGGCCTACGTGCATATCGCGCATGATTGTGACTTGGGCGATCACATCGTCATGGCCAACGCGGCGACATTGGCCGGCCATATCTCCATCGGCCATCATGCTGTGATCGGGGGGCTGGTCGGCGTGCATCAATATGTGCGTATCGGGGACTATGCCATGGTTGGGGGGTGCTGTGCGGTCTCGCGGGATGTGCCGCCATTTATGAGGGCGGCCGGGGGGTATCCAGCCCGTCTGTTCGGGGTCAACTCTATCGGGCTGCGTCGGCATAAATTTGGCACGAAGCGAATCTCGGTCATTAAAGAAGCTTATAATTTACTGTTCCGGCAGCAGTATCGTTTGAATGAAGCGGCCAAAATCGCCCGTTCACAATATGAACACAGTCAAGATGTGTTGCAACTCCTCACCTTTATTGAAAGCTCCAGACGCGGGATAAGTCGTCCGGGAAAACAAGGCGATGAGCATGAAGAGAATCTTCTGTAG
- the lpxI gene encoding UDP-2,3-diacylglucosamine diphosphatase LpxI (LpxI, functionally equivalent to LpxH, replaces it in LPS biosynthesis in a minority of bacteria.) encodes MARNERIGLIAGSGRFPIIFAENARRLGYTVSAVAHIGETAPELEQAVERIHWIKIGQLNKIINAFKKDNIHQTVMLGGVQKTHAFSTLRPDLRTLAVLARLKNWNDDGILRGIAEELESEGITILESTFGLDNILVEAGPMTRREPTKKEWQDIQFGWNVGYHIGHLDIGQCVVVKNRSVVAVEAAEGTDQAIQRGGALAQGGAVVVKRCKPTQDLRFDLPAIGPMSIQSMIHAKASVLALEARRTVILDRDLVLEQANAHRIAIVGVNGAGDRLSLE; translated from the coding sequence ATGGCCCGAAATGAACGAATCGGACTGATCGCCGGGAGTGGCCGTTTCCCCATCATTTTTGCTGAAAATGCCCGTCGACTCGGCTACACCGTGTCAGCCGTGGCTCATATCGGAGAGACCGCGCCTGAACTTGAACAGGCGGTCGAGCGGATTCATTGGATCAAGATTGGTCAACTGAATAAAATCATCAATGCTTTCAAAAAAGACAATATCCATCAAACGGTCATGCTTGGAGGGGTACAAAAGACACATGCCTTCTCGACGCTCCGGCCGGACCTTCGTACGTTGGCAGTACTGGCACGGTTGAAAAATTGGAACGATGATGGAATTTTGCGGGGTATCGCCGAGGAACTTGAAAGCGAAGGGATTACCATTTTGGAGTCGACCTTTGGGTTGGACAACATCCTTGTCGAGGCCGGTCCGATGACCAGACGGGAACCGACGAAGAAAGAATGGCAGGATATTCAATTTGGATGGAACGTGGGATATCATATTGGACACTTAGACATCGGACAATGTGTGGTCGTGAAGAATCGATCAGTCGTAGCGGTAGAGGCGGCTGAGGGCACTGACCAAGCCATTCAACGTGGAGGAGCGTTGGCACAGGGTGGCGCAGTGGTCGTCAAGCGCTGCAAGCCCACTCAAGACTTGCGTTTTGATCTTCCAGCGATCGGCCCCATGTCCATCCAGTCCATGATTCATGCAAAAGCCTCTGTCCTCGCGTTAGAAGCCCGACGAACGGTGATTCTCGATCGTGACCTCGTTCTTGAGCAGGCGAATGCCCATCGTATCGCCATTGTCGGAGTCAACGGTGCTGGTGACCGATTGAGTCTTGAATGA
- a CDS encoding Gfo/Idh/MocA family oxidoreductase — protein MNQLRVGVIGVGHLGRHHARIYSSLSDADLVAIVDIDQARGRAIAEEFAVPFYQHFQHMLSKVDAVSVAVPTSQHFAVVRTCLEAGVHVLVEKPITTNVPDGERLVSLAKDQGCILQVGHVERFNPIMELVRPLIHEPGFLECHRLSPFQPRGTDVDVVLDLMIHDLDMVLSYDLGAVVSVEASGLAVLTEQIDIANARIRFEKGAVATFTASRISTGRLRKCRIFQSRAYLSINYQERQATIHRRNGRTGEKACVETEQFSGSEDEPLQRELLAFLNTVRHQSTPLVSGEDGVASLGLAHQIVTKIHLSTPVV, from the coding sequence ATGAATCAACTCAGAGTTGGGGTGATTGGAGTTGGGCATCTTGGACGACATCACGCCAGGATCTACTCTTCCCTTTCAGATGCAGACCTTGTTGCCATCGTTGATATTGATCAAGCGCGTGGACGGGCGATCGCTGAAGAATTTGCCGTCCCCTTTTACCAACACTTCCAACACATGTTGTCGAAGGTTGATGCTGTGAGTGTAGCTGTCCCCACTTCTCAGCATTTCGCGGTTGTCCGAACTTGTTTGGAAGCCGGGGTGCATGTTCTCGTCGAAAAGCCGATCACGACGAATGTCCCAGATGGTGAACGGCTGGTTTCGCTGGCCAAGGACCAAGGTTGTATTTTGCAGGTTGGGCATGTGGAACGGTTTAACCCAATCATGGAACTCGTGCGCCCCTTGATTCATGAGCCAGGGTTTCTCGAATGTCACCGGTTAAGTCCGTTTCAACCTCGTGGAACCGATGTTGATGTCGTTCTGGACTTAATGATTCACGACCTGGATATGGTGCTCTCGTATGATCTCGGGGCGGTGGTTTCAGTGGAGGCTTCTGGCTTAGCGGTCTTGACTGAGCAAATTGACATTGCGAATGCCAGAATCAGGTTTGAGAAGGGAGCCGTGGCGACATTTACGGCGAGCCGTATCTCTACCGGTCGGCTTCGAAAGTGCCGGATTTTTCAGTCTCGCGCATATCTTTCGATTAATTACCAAGAACGGCAAGCGACGATTCACCGTCGAAATGGAAGAACCGGAGAAAAAGCCTGTGTTGAAACCGAACAATTTTCCGGCTCAGAGGATGAGCCTCTTCAACGGGAGCTCCTCGCCTTCCTTAACACCGTCAGACATCAGTCGACTCCGCTGGTTTCCGGCGAGGACGGTGTGGCCTCTTTGGGACTGGCGCATCAAATCGTAACGAAGATTCATCTGTCAACTCCTGTCGTATGA
- the lpxB gene encoding lipid-A-disaccharide synthase: MAKALQQLCPGIHITGVGGAHMLAAGVNLLPGIDRVDAIGFPGVKQLWQGMRTLQRLKNIIREEPYDAIVFIDSPGMNLRLAKVAAKAKQQVIYYIAPQIWAWGKRRLKVIQQSVSRMIVIFPFEEELYRKAGVPCSFVGHPLLDTMEPSYQRSAVRERLTLPAESRVLGLLPGSREHEVLRCLPTMLEAAWETRKAFPKLHIIIARSASVSEDIIHGMVSQYKSLQVSVVDHQSNEVMAASDLLFVASGTATLQAAVIGTPMFILYRVSWLTYVIARQVIKIPYIGLANIVAGRLIAPEFIQEEMTVKRLVPEAIRLLRDPQLLQHMRDQFQDVRAALGKPGASRRAAECVLTEVQG; encoded by the coding sequence TTGGCAAAGGCTCTTCAGCAGTTATGTCCGGGCATTCACATCACAGGGGTCGGCGGAGCTCATATGTTAGCTGCCGGCGTGAACTTGCTTCCTGGTATCGATCGGGTGGACGCGATCGGTTTTCCGGGTGTGAAGCAGTTGTGGCAGGGAATGCGGACATTGCAGCGTTTGAAGAACATCATTAGGGAAGAGCCGTATGATGCCATTGTTTTCATCGACAGTCCTGGCATGAACCTGCGTTTGGCAAAAGTTGCAGCCAAAGCGAAGCAGCAGGTGATCTATTACATTGCGCCTCAAATCTGGGCGTGGGGAAAGCGTCGTTTGAAAGTCATCCAGCAGTCCGTGAGCCGGATGATCGTCATTTTTCCCTTTGAAGAAGAACTCTACCGAAAGGCAGGCGTCCCCTGTAGCTTTGTCGGTCACCCTCTTTTGGATACGATGGAACCTTCGTATCAACGATCGGCCGTAAGGGAACGATTGACCCTTCCGGCGGAGTCTCGAGTTTTAGGTCTTTTGCCTGGAAGTCGGGAGCACGAAGTCCTCAGATGTTTGCCCACGATGTTGGAAGCGGCATGGGAAACGAGGAAGGCTTTTCCCAAATTGCACATCATTATCGCGAGATCCGCGTCTGTGTCAGAAGACATCATTCATGGTATGGTCAGTCAATATAAGAGCCTGCAAGTCTCGGTCGTCGATCATCAATCTAATGAGGTCATGGCTGCGTCGGATTTGTTGTTTGTGGCTTCTGGAACCGCGACTCTACAGGCGGCGGTCATCGGCACTCCGATGTTTATTTTGTACAGAGTTTCATGGTTGACGTATGTGATCGCTCGCCAGGTGATCAAGATTCCGTATATTGGGCTGGCCAACATCGTGGCTGGCCGTCTCATTGCGCCAGAGTTCATTCAAGAGGAGATGACCGTAAAACGATTGGTGCCGGAAGCGATACGTTTATTGCGGGATCCTCAGCTACTTCAACACATGCGCGACCAGTTTCAGGACGTTCGCGCGGCTCTAGGGAAACCGGGGGCGTCACGTCGGGCGGCTGAATGTGTGTTGACTGAGGTGCAAGGGTGA